In Proteus vulgaris, one DNA window encodes the following:
- the cyaY gene encoding iron donor protein CyaY produces MNDSEFHQLADELLSEIEQTIDNYEGDADIDCEINGGVMTLTFENNSKIIINRQEAFHQIWLATRSGGYHFDWKDDQWICDRSGGEFLTMLAQAITEQSGEAFSF; encoded by the coding sequence ATGAACGACAGTGAATTTCACCAATTAGCTGACGAACTCTTGTCAGAAATAGAACAAACTATTGATAATTATGAAGGTGACGCAGATATTGATTGTGAAATCAATGGCGGCGTAATGACATTAACCTTTGAAAATAATAGTAAAATTATTATTAATCGTCAGGAAGCGTTTCATCAAATTTGGCTAGCGACACGCTCTGGTGGCTATCACTTTGATTGGAAAGATGATCAATGGATTTGTGATAGAAGTGGCGGTGAATTTTTAACCATGCTAGCACAAGCAATAACAGAACAAAGCGGGGAAGCGTTTTCTTTCTAA
- the lptM gene encoding LPS translocon maturation chaperone LptM: MKTYLRCTLAIITLISLSGCGLKGPLYFPPEDTQAKMTQSSQPSQQVESASTQTN, from the coding sequence ATGAAAACGTATTTACGTTGCACTCTTGCTATAATAACACTGATTTCTCTTTCGGGTTGTGGCTTGAAAGGCCCTCTTTATTTCCCTCCTGAAGATACTCAGGCAAAAATGACGCAGTCATCCCAGCCAAGCCAGCAAGTTGAGAGCGCCTCAACTCAGACCAATTAG
- the dapF gene encoding diaminopimelate epimerase: protein MQFSKMHGLGNDFMVVDAVTQNVYFSPELICRLANRHTGVGFDQLLVVEAPYDPELDFHYRIFNADGSEVAQCGNGARCFARFVRLKGLTNKREIKVSTQSGRMTLHVMDNDDVCVNMGEPEFDPQKVPFRAQKAEKTYIIRAMERTVLCGVVSMGNPHCVIQVEDIKTAEVELLGPVLEQHERFPERANIGFMQIVDRNNLHLRVFERGAGETNACGSGACAAVAIGISQGLLDKRVKVTLPGGSLFIEWKGVGNPLYMTGPATHIYDGIIQL, encoded by the coding sequence ATGCAATTTTCAAAAATGCATGGTCTTGGTAACGACTTTATGGTGGTCGATGCCGTGACCCAAAATGTTTATTTTTCACCAGAATTGATATGTCGATTAGCCAATCGTCATACTGGTGTTGGGTTTGATCAATTATTGGTGGTTGAAGCACCTTATGATCCTGAGCTTGATTTTCATTATCGTATTTTTAATGCGGATGGAAGTGAAGTTGCACAATGCGGTAATGGCGCGCGTTGCTTTGCTCGATTTGTGAGACTAAAAGGGCTTACAAATAAAAGAGAGATAAAAGTCAGTACGCAGTCCGGTAGAATGACCTTACATGTTATGGATAATGATGATGTGTGCGTCAACATGGGAGAGCCCGAATTTGATCCTCAAAAAGTCCCTTTTCGCGCACAAAAAGCAGAAAAGACCTATATTATCAGGGCAATGGAACGTACTGTATTATGTGGTGTAGTTTCAATGGGAAATCCCCATTGTGTTATACAAGTTGAAGATATCAAAACAGCCGAAGTCGAATTATTAGGGCCAGTATTAGAGCAACATGAACGTTTCCCTGAACGTGCTAATATTGGGTTTATGCAAATCGTAGACAGAAATAATCTTCATTTGCGAGTATTTGAACGGGGTGCGGGTGAAACGAACGCCTGTGGTAGCGGAGCTTGTGCCGCTGTTGCGATCGGTATTTCTCAAGGTTTATTAGATAAACGTGTGAAAGTCACGTTGCCTGGCGGATCGCTGTTTATCGAATGGAAAGGAGTGGGTAACCCTCTTTATATGACCGGGCCTGCGACACATATTTATGATGGGATCATCCAGCTATAA
- a CDS encoding DUF484 domain-containing protein, with protein sequence MTDKNKQFCCPETNELNDQQVVRYLTEHPDFFIRNASYIEQMKVPHPIRGTVSLVEWIMSRQRNRIHYLEEDMRLLIEQASENESLFSQLLLLISELSSSDSLNEMLERLNLWAKKLGLYSVQLRLFTDRWQLQPPLDAQALALSRQAFEHFRIQRMGDDNHYLGMLNGQEIMLLMPNVRRSGSVALSLLGHYGDLGVIIFNSRDNQHFQEGMGTVMLDKLAHILPELLTRWVARQ encoded by the coding sequence ATGACGGATAAAAATAAGCAGTTCTGTTGCCCTGAAACAAACGAACTTAATGATCAACAAGTGGTTCGTTACCTTACAGAGCATCCTGATTTTTTTATCCGTAATGCAAGCTACATTGAGCAAATGAAAGTTCCTCATCCCATTCGAGGTACTGTCTCATTAGTTGAGTGGATAATGTCACGTCAACGTAATCGTATTCACTATCTTGAAGAAGATATGCGTTTATTGATAGAGCAAGCTTCTGAGAATGAATCTTTGTTTAGCCAACTCTTATTATTAATTTCTGAATTGTCCAGCAGTGACTCTCTTAATGAAATGTTAGAGCGTTTAAACCTCTGGGCTAAAAAATTAGGTCTGTACTCTGTTCAATTGCGTTTATTTACCGATCGTTGGCAATTACAACCGCCTTTAGATGCACAGGCACTTGCACTCTCTCGCCAAGCTTTTGAACACTTCCGCATTCAGCGTATGGGTGATGATAATCACTATTTAGGCATGCTCAATGGGCAAGAGATCATGTTGTTGATGCCTAATGTACGGCGTTCTGGTTCTGTTGCTCTCTCATTATTAGGACATTATGGTGATTTAGGTGTGATTATTTTTAATAGCCGAGATAATCAACATTTTCAGGAAGGAATGGGAACCGTCATGTTGGATAAATTAGCTCATATCTTACCGGAATTATTAACACGTTGGGTGGCAAGACAATGA